One Candidatus Bathyarchaeota archaeon DNA segment encodes these proteins:
- a CDS encoding heavy metal translocating P-type ATPase — protein sequence MSQQKTKKIVLNIGGMSCINCARTIEKALKKLNGVTQATVNLAAEKALIDYNPDVVDQKTIEDTITQTGYQVIHEKVSLQVGGMTCINCAKTIEKALNAKEGVYSAVVNFATERVLVEYNSEQISLAAIKKIIRDVGYEVVEPQQKSVQDAEAKARQRHIRRLKLLLAVSVALTIPIMLLMWFPPLPMEQTNILMFLLATPVQFIIGWTFYVGAYKGLRNKTANMDTLIAMGTSTAWIYSTIVTFAPHIFHHAAVFFDTSTMIISFILAGKLLDAIAKGRTSEAIRKIMGLQAKTARVIREGVEIELPAEEVQVGDIIVVRPGEKIPVDGTVIEGYSGVDEKVITGESIPVEKRKGDQVIGATMNKTGMLKFQATKVGKDTALAQIIRLVEDALSSKAPVQRLADIASGYFVPAIITVATLSALAWYFLVGENLIFSLTVFIAVLIVACPCALGLATPTAIMVGVGKGAENGILIKSGEALETAHKLRTVVFDKTGTITKGEPEVTDIIAAETDKPLTQNQLLQYAAIAEKNSEHPLGAAIVKKATANGEKIDDPEDFIAVPGQGVEVKISGSAVLLGNRKLMETNNIDINQVEAKMTALENQGKTVMLMAVDGKTVGLIAVADTVKEHSAEAVRALKQMKLEVIMLTGDNQRTAQAIAAQVGVDRVLAEVLPSEKANEIKRLQAEGKVVAMVGDGINDAPALAQANIGIAVGSGTDVAMETGDIVLIKNDLRDVVVAIQLSQATMRKIRQNLFWAFFYNAALIPLAAGVFYPLLGVLFDPVYAAAAMASSSVTVVTNASLLRRFKPKL from the coding sequence ATGAGCCAGCAGAAAACCAAAAAAATCGTTCTCAACATCGGCGGTATGAGCTGCATAAACTGCGCACGGACCATAGAGAAAGCCCTCAAAAAACTCAACGGCGTAACCCAAGCCACCGTCAATTTAGCCGCAGAGAAAGCCCTCATCGACTACAACCCCGACGTGGTCGACCAGAAAACCATAGAGGACACCATAACCCAAACGGGTTACCAAGTTATCCATGAAAAAGTCAGCCTCCAAGTCGGTGGAATGACCTGCATCAACTGCGCCAAAACCATAGAAAAAGCACTCAACGCCAAAGAAGGCGTCTACAGTGCCGTCGTCAACTTTGCAACCGAGCGCGTTTTGGTTGAGTACAATTCTGAGCAGATCAGCTTAGCGGCAATCAAAAAAATCATCCGCGACGTTGGCTACGAAGTGGTTGAGCCTCAGCAGAAATCAGTCCAAGACGCCGAAGCCAAAGCACGCCAACGCCACATCAGACGCCTCAAACTGCTCTTGGCGGTCAGCGTCGCATTAACCATCCCCATCATGCTTTTGATGTGGTTCCCTCCGTTACCCATGGAGCAAACCAACATCTTGATGTTCCTCTTAGCCACACCCGTTCAGTTCATCATCGGCTGGACCTTCTACGTCGGCGCATACAAGGGGTTACGCAACAAAACCGCCAACATGGACACCCTAATCGCCATGGGCACCTCCACAGCGTGGATCTACAGCACCATAGTCACCTTCGCCCCCCACATCTTTCACCATGCAGCAGTCTTCTTCGACACATCCACCATGATAATTTCTTTCATTTTAGCAGGCAAACTCTTAGACGCCATCGCCAAAGGTCGCACCTCAGAAGCCATCCGCAAAATCATGGGGCTCCAAGCCAAAACGGCAAGGGTCATCCGCGAAGGCGTAGAAATCGAGTTGCCTGCAGAAGAGGTACAAGTCGGCGACATCATCGTTGTGCGTCCAGGCGAGAAAATCCCAGTAGACGGCACGGTCATTGAGGGCTACTCTGGCGTGGACGAGAAGGTCATCACGGGCGAAAGCATACCTGTTGAGAAGCGCAAAGGCGACCAAGTTATCGGTGCCACCATGAACAAGACGGGCATGCTCAAGTTCCAAGCCACCAAAGTCGGCAAAGACACCGCGCTTGCCCAAATCATCCGCTTAGTCGAAGACGCTTTGAGTTCGAAGGCGCCTGTGCAGAGATTAGCCGACATTGCGTCTGGCTACTTCGTTCCAGCCATCATAACAGTCGCCACTCTGTCGGCGTTAGCGTGGTATTTCTTGGTCGGTGAAAACCTAATTTTCTCGTTAACCGTATTCATTGCCGTTTTGATTGTTGCTTGCCCATGCGCGTTGGGGTTGGCAACTCCGACAGCCATCATGGTCGGTGTCGGAAAAGGTGCAGAAAACGGCATCCTAATCAAAAGCGGCGAAGCACTAGAAACCGCACACAAGCTTCGAACAGTCGTATTCGACAAAACAGGCACCATAACCAAAGGCGAACCCGAAGTCACCGACATAATCGCCGCTGAAACCGACAAACCCCTAACACAAAACCAACTTCTCCAGTACGCAGCCATAGCAGAAAAGAACTCCGAACACCCATTAGGCGCAGCCATAGTCAAAAAAGCCACCGCAAACGGAGAAAAAATCGATGACCCCGAAGATTTCATTGCCGTTCCCGGGCAAGGCGTCGAAGTCAAAATCAGCGGCTCAGCGGTTCTGCTGGGCAACCGCAAACTCATGGAAACCAACAACATCGACATAAACCAAGTTGAAGCAAAAATGACTGCGTTGGAGAACCAAGGCAAAACCGTGATGCTCATGGCAGTTGACGGCAAAACAGTAGGATTAATCGCAGTTGCGGATACTGTGAAAGAGCATTCTGCCGAAGCTGTCCGAGCGCTAAAGCAGATGAAACTGGAAGTAATCATGCTAACAGGTGACAACCAGCGAACTGCTCAAGCCATCGCAGCCCAAGTTGGCGTTGACCGCGTTTTGGCAGAGGTTTTGCCAAGTGAAAAAGCTAACGAAATCAAACGGCTGCAGGCTGAGGGCAAAGTGGTAGCGATGGTGGGTGACGGCATAAACGATGCTCCAGCGTTAGCGCAGGCAAACATCGGCATCGCAGTAGGCAGTGGAACAGATGTTGCCATGGAAACAGGCGACATAGTTCTGATTAAAAACGACTTACGAGACGTAGTCGTAGCCATACAACTCAGCCAAGCTACCATGCGCAAAATCCGCCAAAACCTGTTCTGGGCATTCTTCTACAACGCCGCTTTGATTCCGCTGGCGGCAGGCGTATTCTACCCGTTGTTAGGCGTGCTCTTTGACCCCGTATATGCTGCGGCGGCGATGGCAAGCAGCTCCGTTACCGTCGTAACCAATGCGTCGCTTCTGCGGCGGTTTAAACCAAAACTCTAA
- a CDS encoding peptidylprolyl isomerase, whose translation MSTKVHCCHILVKTLTEANNVKARLDKGEKFGEVAKQVSLCSSGKKGGDLGTFTRGKMVKEFEKAAFELQKGQVSGPVKTQFGYHIIKRIE comes from the coding sequence ATGTCAACCAAAGTCCACTGTTGCCACATACTCGTCAAAACCCTAACAGAAGCCAACAACGTAAAAGCCCGCCTAGACAAAGGCGAAAAATTCGGCGAAGTCGCCAAACAAGTTTCGCTTTGTTCGTCAGGCAAGAAAGGCGGTGACCTTGGCACCTTCACAAGGGGCAAGATGGTTAAGGAGTTTGAGAAAGCGGCTTTTGAGTTGCAGAAGGGGCAGGTTTCTGGTCCGGTTAAGACGCAGTTTGGGTATCATATCATTAAGCGTATAGAGTAG
- a CDS encoding winged helix-turn-helix transcriptional regulator, with translation MDKNDVILCQLLLANSRMPYRELAEKLDLSVTAVHNRIQSMIDLGIIRRFNTTLSLVAKPAIHILIYGTSKTNSINNLKTKLAKQGAIYWLAVAGGNSLYIGAYLKHLAELDGLVRFVRENAEMPEVTVGLTNSPIPPNITAMNIKTKL, from the coding sequence ATGGATAAAAACGACGTCATACTCTGCCAACTTCTCTTAGCGAACTCCAGAATGCCATACCGCGAACTCGCCGAAAAACTCGATTTATCAGTAACCGCCGTACACAACCGCATCCAATCCATGATTGACTTAGGCATAATCCGACGCTTCAACACTACACTCAGCCTCGTCGCTAAACCTGCTATCCACATATTAATCTATGGCACATCCAAAACCAACTCCATAAACAACCTTAAAACTAAACTTGCAAAGCAAGGCGCGATCTACTGGTTAGCGGTCGCGGGAGGAAACAGCCTCTACATAGGCGCCTACTTAAAACATCTTGCAGAACTAGACGGTCTTGTCCGCTTTGTTAGGGAAAACGCTGAGATGCCCGAAGTGACTGTGGGGTTAACCAATTCCCCGATACCGCCCAACATTACAGCGATGAATATTAAGACAAAACTCTGA
- a CDS encoding ABC transporter permease produces the protein MKTQRIFALTKKELKKTVREPAALFMIFLFPVVFVLAFGLSFGGVGGGQTVTYQVGIVDLNNSQWSETFTDSLSNVTMLKVTAYGDNQTVQTDLSQGKIQAAIIVPESFSESITSYYAAPEDSSKWVNATVALYLDKGSMVATQAIPPIIQQVLNGITDQNQPAHQSPIQLQTASLEVKQVSAFDYFAPGMFTFASVFMIMIVAQSFTGDRENGMMKRIRISPTTPTEFMASQVTSYLIIALIQCAIMFGMVYALGFRPNIGLPDYAFAFILVLVFSLSNVGFGLITASIAKTSGAATGLSFLFLLPQMFLGTFVGASLSGAAEVAGKAVPSYYVTDALTSLFLRGAAITSPTVIIDFAVVLGSCIGILAVGIVIYAKYYKV, from the coding sequence ATGAAAACCCAGAGGATATTTGCGTTAACCAAGAAAGAACTTAAGAAAACCGTTCGGGAACCAGCGGCGTTATTCATGATTTTCCTGTTTCCAGTAGTGTTTGTGCTGGCTTTCGGTTTGTCATTTGGAGGCGTTGGCGGCGGGCAAACTGTAACATATCAAGTCGGCATCGTCGACTTAAACAACAGCCAATGGTCAGAAACCTTCACCGACAGCTTATCGAACGTAACCATGCTTAAAGTTACTGCATACGGGGATAATCAAACTGTCCAGACGGATTTAAGTCAGGGAAAAATCCAAGCAGCCATAATTGTTCCTGAAAGCTTCAGCGAAAGCATCACATCCTATTACGCTGCACCAGAGGATTCCAGCAAATGGGTCAACGCCACAGTCGCCTTGTACCTGGATAAGGGGTCAATGGTTGCAACCCAAGCAATTCCGCCAATCATCCAGCAAGTCCTCAACGGCATCACTGACCAAAACCAGCCAGCCCATCAAAGCCCAATTCAGCTGCAAACTGCCTCTTTGGAAGTGAAGCAGGTTTCTGCGTTTGATTACTTTGCTCCGGGTATGTTCACGTTTGCTTCGGTCTTTATGATTATGATAGTTGCGCAGTCGTTCACTGGCGACCGAGAAAACGGCATGATGAAACGAATACGCATATCCCCAACAACACCCACCGAATTCATGGCCAGCCAAGTTACTTCCTACTTGATTATTGCCCTAATCCAGTGCGCAATCATGTTCGGGATGGTTTATGCTTTAGGCTTCAGACCCAACATCGGCTTACCCGACTATGCCTTCGCGTTCATACTGGTTTTGGTGTTCTCGCTTTCAAACGTCGGCTTCGGCTTAATCACCGCGTCAATCGCAAAAACCTCAGGCGCCGCCACAGGGTTGAGTTTCCTGTTCCTGTTACCGCAAATGTTTCTGGGCACATTCGTAGGCGCATCGCTGTCGGGTGCTGCGGAGGTTGCAGGCAAAGCAGTTCCAAGCTACTACGTCACAGACGCCTTAACTTCACTGTTTCTGCGTGGCGCAGCGATCACAAGCCCAACCGTGATAATCGACTTCGCGGTAGTGTTGGGGTCGTGTATTGGCATCTTAGCTGTTGGTATAGTTATCTACGCTAAGTACTACAAAGTTTAA
- a CDS encoding 4Fe-4S binding protein yields the protein MVKIVVDPKCTGCETCVNTCPVSVYEIKNGKATPTKESECLVCRACEAQCPEGAIQVIE from the coding sequence ATGGTAAAAATTGTTGTCGATCCTAAATGCACTGGATGCGAGACTTGTGTCAACACTTGCCCTGTCAGTGTTTATGAAATCAAAAACGGCAAGGCTACTCCAACCAAGGAAAGTGAATGCTTGGTTTGTAGAGCTTGTGAAGCACAATGTCCTGAAGGTGCAATTCAGGTAATCGAGTAA
- a CDS encoding thioredoxin family protein, translating into MSLLPEDKKQLLRNDFKQKLVDPVKIVVFTQELECRYCNETRKLAEEFPSLSDKITTEVYDFVKDQDKAKELGIERIPALAVIGKQDYGVRYYGVPYGYELQTLIEAIVNVSKGTTDLSEKTRTILKDVKTPVNIKVFVSLTCPHCPGAAAIAHKLAIESNLIRAEVIEGSEFPDLTLKYNVIGVPKVIVNDKVDFVGEFNEDLFAEHVVLGAF; encoded by the coding sequence TTGAGTTTACTGCCTGAAGACAAAAAACAGCTCTTACGGAACGATTTCAAACAGAAACTTGTTGATCCAGTCAAAATCGTCGTTTTCACTCAAGAATTGGAGTGCCGCTACTGTAACGAAACAAGAAAACTAGCCGAAGAATTTCCTTCCTTAAGCGACAAAATTACAACTGAAGTCTACGACTTCGTTAAAGACCAAGATAAAGCTAAAGAACTTGGCATCGAGCGGATTCCCGCGTTGGCGGTCATCGGGAAGCAGGATTATGGGGTAAGATATTATGGTGTACCTTATGGGTATGAGCTCCAGACGTTGATTGAAGCCATAGTTAACGTCTCAAAAGGCACAACTGACCTCTCTGAAAAAACCCGCACCATCCTAAAAGACGTCAAAACACCTGTAAACATCAAAGTCTTCGTCAGCTTAACCTGTCCGCACTGCCCCGGAGCTGCAGCTATAGCCCACAAACTCGCCATCGAAAGCAACCTCATCCGAGCCGAAGTCATAGAGGGCAGCGAGTTCCCCGACTTAACCCTCAAATACAACGTCATAGGCGTTCCCAAAGTAATCGTGAACGATAAAGTGGATTTTGTCGGCGAATTCAACGAAGACCTTTTCGCTGAGCACGTGGTGTTGGGTGCATTCTAA
- a CDS encoding YHS domain-containing protein has product MAKDLVCNMDVDERTAKFKTVYKGKTYYFCALGCKKAFEEEPELYLGAEVSEDQHHKHHHHHEGDEPTDHSCGCGCKHNH; this is encoded by the coding sequence ATGGCGAAAGATTTAGTTTGTAACATGGATGTAGATGAGCGGACAGCAAAGTTCAAGACAGTCTACAAAGGCAAAACCTACTATTTTTGTGCGTTAGGCTGCAAGAAAGCCTTCGAAGAAGAACCTGAACTCTACTTAGGCGCAGAAGTCTCAGAGGACCAGCACCACAAGCACCATCACCACCACGAAGGCGACGAACCAACCGACCACAGTTGCGGCTGCGGATGCAAACACAACCACTAA
- a CDS encoding ABC transporter ATP-binding protein, whose translation MSEQAITIKNLTKKYEDKLALDNLTLQVNRGELFGLLGPNGAGKTTAISIMCGLIKPTSGTAQIKGYDTQKDAQKVKELIGVCIQETAIYPYLTGKENLELFGNLYCLNKKTIKERSTMLLSKMGLTEDAKRLTAKYSGGMKRRLSLALALIHDPEIAFLDEPTVAMDPQSRHAVWDFIKEQNTKGKTIILTTHYMEEAEQLCNRVGIIDHGKLIALGTPKELIAKNHVKNLEEVFIQLTGRNMREEV comes from the coding sequence ATGAGTGAACAAGCAATAACAATCAAAAACCTCACAAAAAAGTACGAGGATAAACTTGCACTCGACAACCTCACGCTGCAAGTTAATAGAGGAGAACTTTTCGGGTTGCTTGGACCCAACGGAGCAGGCAAAACCACAGCCATCAGCATTATGTGTGGGCTAATAAAACCTACAAGTGGAACAGCTCAAATCAAAGGCTACGACACACAAAAAGATGCACAGAAAGTCAAGGAGCTCATCGGCGTCTGCATCCAAGAAACCGCAATCTACCCCTACTTGACGGGCAAAGAGAACCTTGAGTTATTCGGAAACCTCTACTGCCTGAACAAAAAAACCATCAAAGAAAGAAGCACCATGCTGCTGTCAAAGATGGGACTAACCGAAGACGCAAAGCGGTTAACGGCTAAGTACAGTGGAGGCATGAAACGGCGCCTCAGCTTAGCACTCGCATTAATCCATGACCCCGAAATTGCATTTCTGGATGAACCAACAGTAGCCATGGATCCACAGTCCCGCCATGCTGTTTGGGATTTCATCAAAGAACAAAACACAAAGGGCAAAACCATCATCCTGACAACTCATTACATGGAAGAAGCAGAGCAGCTATGTAACCGAGTGGGCATAATCGACCATGGCAAACTCATCGCGTTGGGTACACCTAAAGAACTCATCGCGAAAAACCACGTCAAGAACCTCGAGGAAGTTTTCATCCAGTTAACGGGCAGAAACATGCGGGAGGAAGTCTAA